Part of the Gemmatimonadota bacterium genome, CAGGAGGGGGAAGGCCCTCCGCCTGCCGAGCCCGAATCGCTCATGGTGATCACCACCGACGCCAAGGGCGTGGTCATGCGCAAGGAGGACCTGCGTCCCGGCACCCGCAAGGCCGCCGAGAGGAAGGGGCCCAAGCTGACGACACGGCTCAGCAGGGGGGAGAAGCCGGGTCGCAAGCGCATGGCCACCGTGGCCTCCGTCTACGCCGTGGGACGGCACGTGCGTACGCCCGAGCAGGTGATCGAGGCGTTGACCCGGGCGGCGCCGAAGGACCGGGACCGCCAGCCCCGTCCCCGTCCGGAGCACAAGCGCGTGTGGGCGAGCCTGGAGAAAGAGCCCCGGGCGGTGCTGGAAGAGGCGTTCCACGAGGCGCTGGACCGTGACGTCGACCTCCAGCTCACGTGGCTCAGCATCGTCGACGGCAACGAGCAGCAGCTTGACATCCTCAAGGCCCTCGCGAAGCAGTACGGGGTCCAACTCACCATCGTCCTCGACGTCTTCCACGTGCTCCAGTACCTGTGGAAGGCCGGCCTCGCCTGCGCGGCGGAGGGCAGCGTGGAGCTGGAGGAGTGGGTCTTCGAGCGGCTCGGGCGGATCCTGCGCGGAGAGGCCAGTCAGGTGGCGGCCGGCATGCGCCGGAGCGCCACCAAGCG contains:
- a CDS encoding ISKra4 family transposase, which gives rise to ETLARYTGAHLPQRQIEELVQRAAIDFDDFYETRRQEGEGPPPAEPESLMVITTDAKGVVMRKEDLRPGTRKAAERKGPKLTTRLSRGEKPGRKRMATVASVYAVGRHVRTPEQVIEALTRAAPKDRDRQPRPRPEHKRVWASLEKEPRAVLEEAFHEALDRDVDLQLTWLSIVDGNEQQLDILKALAKQYGVQLTIVLDVFHVLQYLWKAGLACAAEGSVELEEWVFERLGRILRGEASQVAAGMRRSATKRGLSREQRKGVDSCADYLLKYKGYLAYHQYLAAGMPIASGVIEGACRHLVKDRLALTGARWRLTGAEAVLRLRALRSSGDFDAYWRFHEAMEYERNHQARYADARVPAVTQRKKSRPKLVE